A genomic window from Salvia splendens isolate huo1 chromosome 11, SspV2, whole genome shotgun sequence includes:
- the LOC121754548 gene encoding putative uncharacterized protein DDB_G0290521, producing the protein MLIEQIPTSSSSSSARADSDNQEASSQAQIENPSPSSPPPPQTSAAPPPEVDEEAIKRLYRILRSMPSDTDIPTVYTTIIARLGISLSRDRATTSTPQNPPQNPPSSSQTLTLRHTPTPTPGFPLVQYIGDDSDEEGVQPAATPVAESEDVPAQPHA; encoded by the coding sequence ATGCTGATCGAACAAATTCCAACTTCATCCTCGTCTTCCAGTGCCCGTGCCGACAGCGATAACCAAGAAGCCTCCTCCCAAGCCCAAATTGAAAACCCTAGCCCATCCTCCCCGCCTCCACCACAAACAAGCGCCGCTCCGCCTCCCGAGGTGGACGAAGAAGCTATCAAGCGCCTATATAGGATCCTTCGGAGCATGCCCTCCGATACGGATATACCGACCGTTTACACCACCATTATAGCCCGACTGGGGATTTCCTTGTCAAGGGACCGAGCCACAACTTCCACACCCCAAAATCCTCCCCAAAACCCTCCATCCTCTTCCCAAACACTGACCCTCCGTCACACCCCAACGCCTACACCTGGGTTTCCACTAGTACAGTATATTGGAGACGATTCTGATGAAGAAGGGGTGCAGCCGGCCGCCACT